In Janthinobacterium sp. J1-1, a single genomic region encodes these proteins:
- the creB gene encoding two-component system response regulator CreB, which translates to MTRTILIVEDEQAIADSIAYALRTDGFTPRHVMLGEQALAVLRSEDAPQLVVLDIGLPDMSGLEACRQLRQFSDVPVIFLTARSDEIDRIVGLEIGADDYVTKPFSPRELVARIRVILRRARVAQTPPDAGKPIVAGASGFELRGLEARVLFHGQPLDLTRYEYLLLKTLLEHPGHVLSRAQLMERVWSGAPDTLERTVDAHVKSLRAKLRAVDAREEPIQTHRGLGYSLAGA; encoded by the coding sequence ATGACCCGCACCATCCTGATCGTCGAAGATGAACAGGCGATCGCCGACAGCATCGCCTATGCGCTGCGCACCGATGGTTTCACGCCGCGCCACGTGATGCTCGGCGAGCAGGCGCTTGCCGTCTTGCGCAGTGAGGATGCGCCACAGCTGGTGGTGCTCGATATCGGCCTGCCCGACATGAGCGGGCTGGAGGCATGCCGCCAGCTGCGCCAGTTTTCGGACGTGCCGGTGATCTTCCTGACCGCCCGCAGCGATGAAATCGACCGCATCGTGGGGCTGGAAATCGGCGCCGACGATTATGTGACGAAACCGTTTTCGCCGCGCGAACTGGTGGCGCGCATCCGCGTCATTTTGCGCCGCGCCAGGGTGGCGCAGACGCCGCCGGACGCTGGCAAGCCGATAGTCGCCGGCGCTTCCGGCTTTGAATTGCGGGGCCTGGAAGCGCGCGTGCTGTTCCACGGCCAGCCGCTGGACCTGACCCGCTACGAATACCTGCTGCTGAAAACCCTGCTCGAGCATCCCGGCCACGTGCTGTCGCGCGCGCAGCTGATGGAGCGCGTCTGGAGCGGCGCGCCCGACACGCTCGAGCGCACGGTCGACGCGCATGTCAAATCGCTGCGCGCCAAGCTGCGCGCCGTCGATGCGCGGGAAGAGCCGATCCAGACCCACCGCGGCCTGGGCTACAGCCTGGCCGGCGCCTGA